A part of Geothermobacter hydrogeniphilus genomic DNA contains:
- the casA gene encoding type I-E CRISPR-associated protein Cse1/CasA: MNLLTDPWIPARPQGRATAQKLTLRQLLCEDERWELRLPRDDMEMATLQLLICLTQALATPADLPELKRRIMKPLGQQEFNAAYTPFADWFRLDHPQYPFMQVRGVKAKEPTPMDKLLAGLTGATNSCFVNQSGLGEGLCPACAAIALFNQAMNVPGFGGGFKASLRGSAPVTTLVQGEHLRQTIWLNVLSTESVEALLPWHRQTEDQKPTWIAPIKSETFSSRSIGFLRGLFWQPAHIELLPAESVGDCSCCGQGDTEVYRGFNKAKFNYTVTGIWPHPHGARTSTVKKGEQEEKFVSFTTEAPSWTQLGRFVARRAFVDAKTPGQEPAAVIRQAQKLGVRLTLCIGGYRNNQASILERRHELLPLGEGWNSKPQIVQDVVDTAIGYRDALNKSLYSFFKGGGSKGAGLPIHEFGKAQFYRRTEEAILDSLARLDFSNPRPVLLALQKKLDTEVRGLFEEAVRPYLNDPNLIHTMAVSRRTLYKNLNVLKPQQEGGVDGKRN, encoded by the coding sequence ACCGATCCGTGGATACCGGCACGGCCCCAAGGCAGGGCGACAGCGCAGAAGTTGACCTTGCGACAGCTGCTGTGTGAAGACGAACGCTGGGAGTTGCGTCTGCCACGTGATGACATGGAGATGGCAACACTGCAATTGCTGATCTGCCTGACCCAGGCGTTGGCAACGCCGGCAGATTTGCCGGAGCTGAAACGACGAATTATGAAGCCTTTGGGACAGCAGGAGTTCAATGCCGCCTACACTCCTTTCGCGGACTGGTTCCGGCTCGATCATCCGCAGTATCCGTTCATGCAGGTGCGGGGAGTGAAGGCGAAGGAGCCGACGCCGATGGATAAACTGCTGGCCGGGTTGACGGGGGCGACCAACAGCTGTTTCGTCAACCAATCGGGATTGGGCGAGGGGCTTTGCCCGGCTTGCGCTGCTATCGCTTTGTTTAACCAGGCGATGAATGTCCCTGGATTCGGTGGGGGATTCAAAGCCAGTTTGCGCGGCAGTGCTCCGGTCACCACACTGGTACAAGGCGAACACCTGCGGCAAACCATCTGGTTGAATGTGCTGAGCACGGAGTCGGTCGAAGCTCTGCTTCCCTGGCATCGGCAAACGGAAGACCAGAAACCGACCTGGATAGCTCCAATCAAATCCGAAACCTTTTCATCCCGAAGTATCGGGTTTCTGCGGGGTCTGTTCTGGCAGCCGGCGCACATTGAGTTGCTGCCCGCTGAGTCGGTCGGAGATTGCAGTTGCTGCGGTCAGGGGGACACGGAAGTGTATCGCGGATTCAATAAGGCGAAATTCAATTACACCGTGACCGGCATTTGGCCGCATCCTCATGGGGCGAGAACCTCTACTGTGAAAAAGGGGGAACAGGAAGAGAAGTTCGTTTCTTTCACCACCGAAGCTCCCTCCTGGACTCAGTTGGGTCGTTTCGTGGCACGCCGTGCCTTTGTTGACGCCAAAACTCCCGGTCAGGAACCGGCGGCGGTGATCCGTCAGGCGCAAAAACTTGGTGTGCGGTTGACTCTCTGCATCGGTGGATATCGCAACAACCAAGCCTCGATTCTGGAGCGACGGCATGAGTTGCTACCCCTTGGCGAGGGGTGGAATTCGAAACCCCAGATTGTTCAGGATGTTGTGGATACTGCCATCGGCTATCGCGATGCGCTGAACAAGTCACTGTATTCCTTTTTCAAGGGAGGAGGGAGCAAGGGCGCCGGGCTGCCGATCCATGAATTCGGCAAGGCCCAATTCTACCGCCGAACGGAAGAAGCCATCCTCGACAGCTTGGCTCGTCTCGATTTCAGTAATCCACGTCCGGTTCTACTCGCGCTTCAGAAAAAACTGGATACAGAGGTCAGGGGACTGTTTGAGGAAGCGGTCCGTCCCTATCTGAACGACCCCAACCTGATTCATACCATGGCGGTTTCCCGCCGGACTTTATACAAAAATCTCAACGTACTGAAACCTCAACAGGAGGGAGGAGTCGATGGCAAAAGAAACTGA
- the casB gene encoding type I-E CRISPR-associated protein Cse2/CasB has translation MAKETDFMDLYQAWQRLPNGPKAELKRCGDLGDLLETSAFYRLLAGRGEAEWQKKAYQRMIFCLPCINHTEQKIPLGAALARSRKGSRSAVSESRMIQVVRSEAPNDMVQLRRILKHAEPTVNWPLMAKQLWYWDLNERSKRSLLEDFFLNHTDTSKEG, from the coding sequence ATGGCAAAAGAAACTGATTTTATGGATCTGTATCAGGCCTGGCAGCGATTGCCGAACGGGCCAAAAGCCGAGCTTAAGCGATGCGGCGACTTGGGTGATCTGCTTGAAACCTCGGCGTTTTATCGTCTGCTCGCCGGGCGGGGTGAAGCGGAATGGCAGAAGAAAGCTTATCAGCGCATGATCTTCTGCCTCCCCTGCATCAACCACACGGAACAGAAAATCCCTCTGGGCGCTGCGCTGGCGAGAAGTCGCAAGGGGAGCCGGTCGGCGGTTTCAGAAAGCCGTATGATTCAAGTTGTGCGCAGCGAAGCGCCGAACGACATGGTTCAGTTGCGGCGGATTCTCAAGCACGCCGAACCGACAGTCAACTGGCCGCTGATGGCAAAACAGCTTTGGTACTGGGATCTCAACGAACGCAGTAAACGGAGTTTGCTCGAAGATTTCTTTCTCAATCACACCGACACATCAAAGGAGGGTTAA
- the cas7e gene encoding type I-E CRISPR-associated protein Cas7/Cse4/CasC — MQNFINYHVLISHSPSCLNRDDMNMQKSAIFGGVRRVRISSQSLKRAMRKSDYYAQHLGEASIRTKHLSGLRDRLHERLAGRFSPEVIDKTIKLLIDKDVSVDGIVEGDAVAPWAVEEFAWFCERVMNAQAEGLEDKALTKQLKESIAAMRQTLVGGLDIALSGRMATSGLLSELGKVDGALAVAHALTTHTVDADIDWFTAVDDLQELGSGHLDTQEFSSGVFYRYASLNIGQLQENLGGAPREQALEIATHVLQMLATVVPSAKQQSFAAHNLADLALVSFADIPVSLANAFEKPVQQKNGSGFREPSIAALHDYWQKVHIGYGLEERCGQFVLNKVETPAGIAAKESLEDLKSWVRNNGEG, encoded by the coding sequence GTGCAGAATTTCATCAACTATCACGTTCTCATTTCGCACAGTCCGTCTTGCCTCAACCGCGACGACATGAATATGCAGAAGTCAGCCATCTTCGGTGGTGTGCGCCGAGTACGGATTTCAAGCCAGAGTCTGAAACGGGCGATGCGTAAAAGCGACTATTATGCTCAGCACCTTGGTGAAGCGAGTATCCGCACAAAGCATTTGAGTGGACTGCGGGATCGGTTGCACGAAAGGCTGGCGGGGCGTTTTTCTCCCGAAGTTATCGATAAAACTATCAAGCTGCTCATCGACAAGGACGTTTCCGTCGATGGAATCGTCGAAGGCGATGCCGTGGCCCCTTGGGCGGTGGAAGAGTTTGCCTGGTTCTGCGAGCGGGTTATGAATGCGCAGGCGGAAGGGCTGGAAGACAAGGCTCTGACCAAGCAGTTGAAAGAATCTATCGCCGCGATGCGACAGACGCTGGTTGGCGGGCTTGATATCGCATTATCCGGGCGGATGGCCACCTCGGGGTTGCTCAGTGAACTTGGCAAGGTCGATGGTGCGCTGGCCGTGGCGCATGCCTTGACCACCCACACGGTTGATGCCGATATCGACTGGTTCACCGCTGTGGATGATCTGCAGGAACTGGGATCTGGGCACCTCGACACCCAGGAATTCTCTAGTGGGGTGTTCTATCGCTACGCCAGTCTGAACATCGGCCAGTTGCAGGAAAACCTCGGTGGCGCACCACGCGAACAGGCGCTGGAGATTGCCACGCACGTATTGCAGATGTTGGCGACGGTAGTTCCGTCTGCTAAGCAGCAGAGTTTTGCCGCGCACAACCTTGCTGACTTGGCGTTGGTTTCCTTCGCCGATATCCCGGTATCGCTGGCCAATGCCTTCGAAAAACCGGTGCAGCAGAAAAACGGCAGTGGATTCCGTGAACCTTCGATTGCTGCGCTGCACGACTATTGGCAGAAGGTGCATATCGGCTACGGGCTGGAAGAACGCTGCGGGCAGTTTGTTTTGAACAAAGTGGAAACGCCTGCCGGGATCGCTGCGAAAGAGAGCCTTGAGGACCTCAAAAGTTGGGTGCGCAACAACGGAGAGGGGTGA